From the Shewanella amazonensis SB2B genome, one window contains:
- the flhF gene encoding flagellar biosynthesis protein FlhF — translation MKIKRFFAKDMRAALAQVKETLGADAVIMSNKKVTGGIEIVAAVDYDEPKPSMEPKVAAPNPFDISDDKVSLGGRAPVRTNRQKVNEAPADSLQALLERQQSRMNQQMGHSVEADDMPAWARGLEAPAAPKMKEAPRQASFTPDADKNRAPGRQQIELDAMKEELASLRNLLTHQVSSLMMEQKNRTDPVGAMLETRLLEAEFSPAVAAKLAGLSQHYNPAELVKALPQSLANMLDNQGDDIVRRGGVVAFVGPTGVGKTTSIAKIAARFAAHHGADQVALITTDHYRIGAFEQLATYGKIMGCPVKQAHDLNELQQILYQLRNRKLVLIDTAGMGQRDMRLVEQLDNLTANSALPIRSYLVLSATSQRRVLQDAVKHFQRIPLSGAVLTKLDESVSLAGALSVLIQSGLPLSYVTDGQRVPEDMKVADTLALARQALDALNEPEYQGIDNNMWSESTTFAFE, via the coding sequence TTGAAAATAAAACGTTTTTTTGCAAAAGATATGCGTGCCGCTCTGGCGCAGGTAAAAGAAACCCTCGGTGCTGACGCTGTTATCATGTCCAATAAAAAAGTCACCGGCGGGATCGAAATCGTGGCAGCGGTTGATTATGACGAGCCCAAGCCTTCGATGGAGCCCAAGGTCGCTGCACCCAACCCTTTCGACATAAGTGACGATAAGGTGTCCCTGGGGGGGCGTGCGCCTGTGCGTACCAACCGTCAAAAAGTCAACGAGGCACCGGCCGACTCATTGCAGGCCTTGCTTGAGCGTCAACAAAGCCGCATGAACCAGCAGATGGGCCATTCGGTTGAAGCCGATGACATGCCTGCCTGGGCCCGAGGACTCGAAGCGCCGGCTGCGCCCAAAATGAAAGAAGCTCCCCGTCAGGCCTCGTTTACTCCCGATGCCGATAAAAACCGTGCTCCGGGCCGCCAGCAAATTGAACTGGACGCCATGAAAGAAGAGCTGGCATCACTGCGCAATTTACTGACCCATCAGGTCTCTTCCCTGATGATGGAACAGAAAAATCGTACCGATCCTGTGGGCGCCATGCTCGAAACCCGCCTGCTGGAGGCAGAGTTCTCTCCCGCTGTGGCCGCAAAACTGGCGGGATTGTCTCAGCACTACAACCCAGCGGAACTGGTCAAGGCTCTGCCCCAAAGTTTGGCAAATATGCTGGACAATCAAGGTGATGATATTGTAAGGCGTGGTGGAGTTGTCGCCTTTGTTGGGCCAACTGGTGTTGGTAAAACCACGTCTATTGCCAAAATTGCCGCCCGATTTGCTGCTCATCATGGCGCGGATCAGGTTGCGCTCATCACCACCGACCATTATCGCATTGGAGCCTTTGAGCAATTGGCAACTTATGGCAAAATCATGGGGTGCCCTGTTAAGCAAGCTCATGATCTCAATGAGTTGCAACAAATTCTTTATCAGCTGCGCAATCGCAAGCTAGTATTGATAGATACCGCCGGTATGGGACAGCGAGATATGCGACTGGTGGAGCAATTGGATAATTTGACGGCTAACAGTGCCTTGCCGATCCGCAGTTATCTGGTATTGTCAGCAACGTCGCAACGTCGTGTGCTTCAGGATGCGGTTAAACATTTCCAGCGCATTCCTTTATCCGGCGCTGTACTGACCAAACTGGATGAATCTGTTTCTCTGGCCGGTGCATTAAGCGTACTTATCCAGAGTGGGCTGCCACTGAGTTATGTGACTGATGGGCAAAGAGTTCCTGAAGATATGAAAGTCGCAGACACCCTGGCGTTGGCAAGACAGGCGCTTGATGCCCTGAATGAACCTGAGTATCAGGGCATCGACAACAATATGTGGTCGGAAAGCACGACCTTTGCGTTCGAGTAA